One region of Vitis vinifera cultivar Pinot Noir 40024 chromosome 1, ASM3070453v1 genomic DNA includes:
- the LOC100268141 gene encoding uncharacterized protein LOC100268141 isoform X2 codes for MDPMAEEQLDYEDEEYGGAQKMPFQGGGAISALADDELMGEDDEYDDLYNDVNVGEGFLQMHRSEAPAPSGVMAGGPFQAHKTDVPPQKLEAGTSQGLIIPGVSIEGKYSNPHFHEKKEGPMAVKGPEMGSTSHLDGPSVSQKGRVLEMTHDTQVRNLGFQGSTPIPQKTGAEPSDVHGKIANESTPVLNSGTGGPRAVPQMLSNQMGMNVNVNRPMVNENQIRPAVDNGATMLFVGELHWWTTDAELESVLSQYGRVKEIKFFDERASGKSKGYCQVEFYDASAAAACKEGMNGYIFNGRACVVAFASPQTLKQMGASYMNKTQAQSQSQGRRPMNDGVGRGGGMNMQGGDAGRNYGRGGWGRGGQGILNRGPGGGGPMRGRGGAVGAKNMVGNTAGVGASGGGYGQGLAGPTFGGPAGGLMHPQGMMGSGFDPTYMGRGGAYGGFSGSAFPGMVPSFPAVNTMGLAGVAPHVNPAFFGRGMAANGMGMMGATGMDGHHAGMWTDTSMGGWGGEEHGRRTRESSYGGDDGASDYGYGEVNHEKVGRSNTASREKERGSERDWSGNSERRHRDEREQDWERSDKDHRYREEKDGYRDHRQRERDFNNEDDWDRGQSSSRSRSRSRAVADEDHRSRSRDGDYGKRRRLPSE; via the coding sequence ATGGATCCAATGGCTGAAGAGCAATTAGATTATGAAGATGAGGAATATGGAGGGGCTCAGAAGATGCCATTTCAGGGAGGTGGAGCCATTTCTGCACTTGCAGATGATGAGCTGATGGGGGAAGACGATGAATATGATGATCTTTACAATGATGTTAATGTTGGAGAGGGTTTTCTGCAGATGCACCGATCTGAAGCACCAGCACCATCAGGTGTTATGGCTGGTGGGCCGTTCCAAGCTCATAAAACCGATGTCCCACCACAAAAACTAGAAGCTGGCACTTCACAGGGGCTGATCATCCCAGGAGTTTCAATTGAAGGGAAGTATTCTAATCCCCATTTCCATGAGAAGAAGGAAGGGCCAATGGCTGTTAAGGGGCCGGAAATGGGATCTACTAGCCACTTAGATGGGCCTTCAGTTTCACAGAAGGGAAGGGTTTTGGAGATGACTCATGATACTCAAGTCAGAAATTTGGGATTTCAAGGATCGACTCCAATTCCCCAAAAGACTGGGGCTGAACCAAGTGATGTGCATGGAAAAATTGCTAATGAGTCCACACCAGTCCTGAATTCTGGAACTGGTGGTCCTAGAGCTGTTCCACAGATGTTGAGTAACCAAATGGGAATGAATGTGAATGTGAACCGTCCAATGGTTAATGAAAATCAAATCCGGCCAGCTGTGGATAATGGTGCAACCATGCTCTTTGTAGGAGAACTACATTGGTGGACAACTGATGCAGAACTTGAAAGTGTGTTATCTCAATATGGAAGGGTGAAGGAGATTAAGTTCTTTGATGAGAGAGCTAGTGGTAAATCCAAAGGCTATtgtcaagttgagttctatgaTGCTTCTGCTGCAGCCGCATGTAAAGAAGGAATGAATGGTTATATTTTCAATGGCCGAGCTTGTGTGGTAGCCTTTGCTTCTCCACAGACTTTGAAGCAGATGGGAGCTTCTTATATGAACAAAACTCAAGCCCAATCTCAGTCTCAGGGAAGGAGGCCTATGAATGATGGGGTGGGAAGAGGTGGTGGGATGAATATGCAAGGAGGAGATGCCGGGAGGAACTATGGAAGAGGTGGTTGGGGCCGTGGAGGGCAGGGAATACTCAACAGAGGCCCTGGGGGTGGAGGACCAATGAGGGGAAGAGGGGGTGCTGTGGGAGCAAAGAACATGGTTGGAAACACTGCTGGTGTTGGTGCCAGTGGAGGAGGGTATGGGCAAGGTCTTGCAGGTCCCACATTTGGAGGTCCTGCTGGTGGTTTGATGCATCCTCAGGGTATGATGGGTTCTGGATTTGATCCAACATATATGGGTCGAGGAGGTGCTTATGGAGGGTTCTCTGGTTCTGCTTTTCCTGGGATGGTACCTTCATTTCCAGCTGTTAATACAATGGGACTTGCAGGGGTGGCCCCTCATGTCAACCCTGCCTTCTTTGGCCGGGGAATGGCAGCCAATGGAATGGGAATGATGGGTGCTACTGGAATGGATGGGCACCATGCAGGAATGTGGACTGACACGAGTATGGGTGGATGGGGAGGAGAGGAACATGGCCGAAGGACTAGGGAGTCAAGTTATGGTGGAGATGATGGTGCTTCTGACTATGGGTATGGAGAGGTGAACCATGAAAAAGTTGGAAGGTCAAATACTGCCTCCCGGGAAAAGGAAAGGGGTTCTGAGCGTGACTGGTCAGGGAACTCTGAGAGAAGGCATCGTGATGAGAGGGAGCAAGACTGGGAGAGGTCAGATAAGGATCACAGGTACCGGGAAGAAAAAGATGGATATCGTGACCATCGACAACGTGAACGTGACTTCAATAATGAGGATGATTGGGACAGAGGACAATCTTCTTCGAGATCTCGGAGCAGGTCCCGGGCTGTGGCAGATGAAGATCATAGGTCTCGCTCAAGGGATGGTGATTATGGGAAGAGGAGACGCTTGCCATCAGAGTGA
- the LOC100268141 gene encoding uncharacterized protein LOC100268141 isoform X1, whose protein sequence is MVLRAYMDPMAEEQLDYEDEEYGGAQKMPFQGGGAISALADDELMGEDDEYDDLYNDVNVGEGFLQMHRSEAPAPSGVMAGGPFQAHKTDVPPQKLEAGTSQGLIIPGVSIEGKYSNPHFHEKKEGPMAVKGPEMGSTSHLDGPSVSQKGRVLEMTHDTQVRNLGFQGSTPIPQKTGAEPSDVHGKIANESTPVLNSGTGGPRAVPQMLSNQMGMNVNVNRPMVNENQIRPAVDNGATMLFVGELHWWTTDAELESVLSQYGRVKEIKFFDERASGKSKGYCQVEFYDASAAAACKEGMNGYIFNGRACVVAFASPQTLKQMGASYMNKTQAQSQSQGRRPMNDGVGRGGGMNMQGGDAGRNYGRGGWGRGGQGILNRGPGGGGPMRGRGGAVGAKNMVGNTAGVGASGGGYGQGLAGPTFGGPAGGLMHPQGMMGSGFDPTYMGRGGAYGGFSGSAFPGMVPSFPAVNTMGLAGVAPHVNPAFFGRGMAANGMGMMGATGMDGHHAGMWTDTSMGGWGGEEHGRRTRESSYGGDDGASDYGYGEVNHEKVGRSNTASREKERGSERDWSGNSERRHRDEREQDWERSDKDHRYREEKDGYRDHRQRERDFNNEDDWDRGQSSSRSRSRSRAVADEDHRSRSRDGDYGKRRRLPSE, encoded by the exons ATGGTTTTACGAG CCTACATGGATCCAATGGCTGAAGAGCAATTAGATTATGAAGATGAGGAATATGGAGGGGCTCAGAAGATGCCATTTCAGGGAGGTGGAGCCATTTCTGCACTTGCAGATGATGAGCTGATGGGGGAAGACGATGAATATGATGATCTTTACAATGATGTTAATGTTGGAGAGGGTTTTCTGCAGATGCACCGATCTGAAGCACCAGCACCATCAGGTGTTATGGCTGGTGGGCCGTTCCAAGCTCATAAAACCGATGTCCCACCACAAAAACTAGAAGCTGGCACTTCACAGGGGCTGATCATCCCAGGAGTTTCAATTGAAGGGAAGTATTCTAATCCCCATTTCCATGAGAAGAAGGAAGGGCCAATGGCTGTTAAGGGGCCGGAAATGGGATCTACTAGCCACTTAGATGGGCCTTCAGTTTCACAGAAGGGAAGGGTTTTGGAGATGACTCATGATACTCAAGTCAGAAATTTGGGATTTCAAGGATCGACTCCAATTCCCCAAAAGACTGGGGCTGAACCAAGTGATGTGCATGGAAAAATTGCTAATGAGTCCACACCAGTCCTGAATTCTGGAACTGGTGGTCCTAGAGCTGTTCCACAGATGTTGAGTAACCAAATGGGAATGAATGTGAATGTGAACCGTCCAATGGTTAATGAAAATCAAATCCGGCCAGCTGTGGATAATGGTGCAACCATGCTCTTTGTAGGAGAACTACATTGGTGGACAACTGATGCAGAACTTGAAAGTGTGTTATCTCAATATGGAAGGGTGAAGGAGATTAAGTTCTTTGATGAGAGAGCTAGTGGTAAATCCAAAGGCTATtgtcaagttgagttctatgaTGCTTCTGCTGCAGCCGCATGTAAAGAAGGAATGAATGGTTATATTTTCAATGGCCGAGCTTGTGTGGTAGCCTTTGCTTCTCCACAGACTTTGAAGCAGATGGGAGCTTCTTATATGAACAAAACTCAAGCCCAATCTCAGTCTCAGGGAAGGAGGCCTATGAATGATGGGGTGGGAAGAGGTGGTGGGATGAATATGCAAGGAGGAGATGCCGGGAGGAACTATGGAAGAGGTGGTTGGGGCCGTGGAGGGCAGGGAATACTCAACAGAGGCCCTGGGGGTGGAGGACCAATGAGGGGAAGAGGGGGTGCTGTGGGAGCAAAGAACATGGTTGGAAACACTGCTGGTGTTGGTGCCAGTGGAGGAGGGTATGGGCAAGGTCTTGCAGGTCCCACATTTGGAGGTCCTGCTGGTGGTTTGATGCATCCTCAGGGTATGATGGGTTCTGGATTTGATCCAACATATATGGGTCGAGGAGGTGCTTATGGAGGGTTCTCTGGTTCTGCTTTTCCTGGGATGGTACCTTCATTTCCAGCTGTTAATACAATGGGACTTGCAGGGGTGGCCCCTCATGTCAACCCTGCCTTCTTTGGCCGGGGAATGGCAGCCAATGGAATGGGAATGATGGGTGCTACTGGAATGGATGGGCACCATGCAGGAATGTGGACTGACACGAGTATGGGTGGATGGGGAGGAGAGGAACATGGCCGAAGGACTAGGGAGTCAAGTTATGGTGGAGATGATGGTGCTTCTGACTATGGGTATGGAGAGGTGAACCATGAAAAAGTTGGAAGGTCAAATACTGCCTCCCGGGAAAAGGAAAGGGGTTCTGAGCGTGACTGGTCAGGGAACTCTGAGAGAAGGCATCGTGATGAGAGGGAGCAAGACTGGGAGAGGTCAGATAAGGATCACAGGTACCGGGAAGAAAAAGATGGATATCGTGACCATCGACAACGTGAACGTGACTTCAATAATGAGGATGATTGGGACAGAGGACAATCTTCTTCGAGATCTCGGAGCAGGTCCCGGGCTGTGGCAGATGAAGATCATAGGTCTCGCTCAAGGGATGGTGATTATGGGAAGAGGAGACGCTTGCCATCAGAGTGA